The Microlunatus antarcticus DNA segment GGCACGGACCGATGGGGTCGACCGGCGTCCGGACCTCGTCGTCGGCCTCGTCGATCTCGTCGGCGCGCTCGCCGGAGATCGTCAGCATCGACTCTTCGATGTCGAACGAGTCGAGGACCTCCTCGACGACCTCGTGGTCGACCGTGCCGTTGGACCGCACCTTGAGGACGGCGTCGCGCTGGACCTGGAGGGTCTGCAGCCGCAGCCGGCGGTAGGCCTCGGCCGGCGTCTCGCGGTTGCTGTGGTCGCCGAGGCGCTCCCAGAGCCGCTCGGGCCCGGCGTTGAGACGGTCCCGGACGCGGGTCACGACCTCGGGGTTGTCGGCGGACCCGCTGAGGTCTTCGAGCGCCTTGAGGGCCGCGGTGGTCGAGGTGGTGAGCACGGTCGCGGCCTGGAGCGCGTCGGAGCGTGCGTCGGGCCCCCGCAGGCGGAGCTTGCGGACCAGCGGCGGCAGGGTCAGGCCCTGGAGCAGCAGCGTGCTGAAGGTGACGACCATCGCCGCGAAGATCAGCACCGGGCGGATCTCGTGGGTGAACTCGTTGTCCGGGATCAGCAGCACCGCGGCCAGCGTGACGACGCCGCGCAGGCCGGCCCAGCCGACCACGAGCGTGGCCTGCCACGGGACCTTCACCTCGTCGTCGTCGTTGTCGCGACGGCGTCGGAAGAGCGAGATCCGCATGAGGAACACCCAGGCCATGCGCAGCACGACGACCGTGGCCAGGACGGCGAGGCAGAAGCCGGCGATCTGGCCGCCCGACAGCGGCGAGGCGCCAAGGGCGAGGACGGTACGGCGGGCCTGGAGCCCGATCAGCAGGAACACGGTGTTCTCGAGCAGGAACTGGATCGTGCCCCAGTTGACGCGCTCGTTCAGCCGGCTCTGACCGCTCTGGATGATCTGCGACTTGTGCCCGAGCAGCAGCCCGGCGGTGACGACGGCGATGACACCGGAGCCGTGGGACTCGTGGTAGCCGAGCTCCTCCGCGGGCAGGTAGGCGGCGAACGGGACCATGAAGGAGATCGCGGTGTCGTAGACCGGCCGGCGCACCCGCACCCGGATCAGCGCCGCCAGCAGGCCGACGGCCAGGCCCACGGCGACGCCGCCCACGAGGGCGATGAGGAAGCCGAGACCCGCGTCGGCGATCGAGAACGTGCCGCCGATGGCGGCGATGGCCACCCGCAGGCAGGTGATGGCGGTCGCGTCGTTGACCAGCGACTCGCCCTCGAGGATCGTCACCACGCGCCGGGGCAGGCCGACGCTGCGGGCGATCGAGGTGGCGGCGACAGCGTCCGGCGGTGCGACGACCGCGCCCAGGGCCAGCGCGATCGGAAAGCTCACGGGCAGCAGCCACCAGGTGACCAGACCGACCCCGAGGGCGGTGATGACCACGAGCAGGACCGACAGGTACGCGATCGGGCGCAGGTTGTGCCGGAAGTCGA contains these protein-coding regions:
- a CDS encoding Na+/H+ antiporter: MEIALEVLGIAAVVVAVSGLADRLRFSAPLLLLLVGVGASYIPFIDEPVLTSEVVLLGFLPPLLYSAAIRTSIIDFRHNLRPIAYLSVLLVVITALGVGLVTWWLLPVSFPIALALGAVVAPPDAVAATSIARSVGLPRRVVTILEGESLVNDATAITCLRVAIAAIGGTFSIADAGLGFLIALVGGVAVGLAVGLLAALIRVRVRRPVYDTAISFMVPFAAYLPAEELGYHESHGSGVIAVVTAGLLLGHKSQIIQSGQSRLNERVNWGTIQFLLENTVFLLIGLQARRTVLALGASPLSGGQIAGFCLAVLATVVVLRMAWVFLMRISLFRRRRDNDDDEVKVPWQATLVVGWAGLRGVVTLAAVLLIPDNEFTHEIRPVLIFAAMVVTFSTLLLQGLTLPPLVRKLRLRGPDARSDALQAATVLTTSTTAALKALEDLSGSADNPEVVTRVRDRLNAGPERLWERLGDHSNRETPAEAYRRLRLQTLQVQRDAVLKVRSNGTVDHEVVEEVLDSFDIEESMLTISGERADEIDEADDEVRTPVDPIGPCQHLEDAPTEVEPIGDGRCLDCVREGTTPVHLRICLACGNVGCCDSSVGRHADKHFHAEKHKVMRSFEPGEDWRWCYVDERLG